The region TTTAGGGAGTTGTATCCCCAAGGGTTGTGCGACACTTCCATGACACGATTGCGGCGATCGCCACGGCTATTGTGCCCCAGCAAGGGAGTATCGGCATTGTCCGTCTCTCCGGCGCCAAAGCGGTAGCGATTGCCCAATCTTTATTTGAGGCCCCTGGCAAGCAGCCTTGGGAATCCCATCGTATTCTCTATGGCTATGTCCGAGACCCCCAAACCAAGGAACGGGTCGATGAAGCGCTCCTGCTTTTAATGCTTGCTCCCCGTTCCTATACCCGTGAAGATGTGGTGGAATTTCACTGTCATGGTGGTCTCATCCCTGTTCAGCGCGTGCTGCAACTTTGTGTGGCCGCCGGGGCACGCCTCGCAGATCCGGGGGAATTTACACTCCGGGCTTTCCTCAACGGTCGCCTTGATCTCACCCAAGCTGAGAGTGTGGCTGAACTGGTGGCTGCCCAATCCACCACCGCCGCCCAAATAGCGCTGGCGGGTCTGACGGGCAAATTGGCTCGCCCTCTCCAGCAGATTCGGCAAACTTGCTTATCTCTGTTGGCAGAAATTGAAGCGCGACTAGATTTTACTGACGAGCTACCTCCCCTTGACCCCGCAGCCATTGCTGAGCAAATTCGTCAGTTACAACATCAGGTAGAGGCATTTTTAGCCACGGCAGAGCGGGGAGCACTGATTCGCACCGGACTCAAAGTGGCAATTGTTGGTCGCCCTAATGTCGGTAAGTCGAGTTTGCTCAATGCCTGGAGCCGGAGCGATCGCGCCATTGTCACCGATTTACCGGGCACCACCCGTGATATTGTTGAGTCTCAATTGGTTGTGGGTGGGATTCCAATCCAAGTGCTTGATACCGCAGGCATTCGCGAGACCGATAAC is a window of Thermosynechococcus vestitus BP-1 DNA encoding:
- the mnmE gene encoding tRNA uridine-5-carboxymethylaminomethyl(34) synthesis GTPase MnmE; this encodes MRHFHDTIAAIATAIVPQQGSIGIVRLSGAKAVAIAQSLFEAPGKQPWESHRILYGYVRDPQTKERVDEALLLLMLAPRSYTREDVVEFHCHGGLIPVQRVLQLCVAAGARLADPGEFTLRAFLNGRLDLTQAESVAELVAAQSTTAAQIALAGLTGKLARPLQQIRQTCLSLLAEIEARLDFTDELPPLDPAAIAEQIRQLQHQVEAFLATAERGALIRTGLKVAIVGRPNVGKSSLLNAWSRSDRAIVTDLPGTTRDIVESQLVVGGIPIQVLDTAGIRETDNLVEQIGVQRSRQAALSADLILLVIDASQGWTAADQAIYDQLQLKQRRQQAPQSVLVVLNKADLLSETTEVKDIPLPIAPIPTVLLSALSQRGIEQLEDAILHLVQGQGVSAANLDFAINQRQAGLLEQVHQSLNHVLAAIDAQLPLDFWTIDLHAAARALGTLTGEEVTESVLTEIFSRFCIGK